In the Paraflavitalea devenefica genome, one interval contains:
- a CDS encoding ROK family protein: MNNPLVAGVDIGGSHITAALVDLEVRSVLPAFCARKRINAQEDAASIIDNWCATIGQVFEAQPTLPRRVGIAMPGPFDYEKGISFIKDQNKYEALYGLNVKEMMAERLGVSPDHIRLMNDAGCFLQGEVVGGAARGFKSAVGVTLGTGLGTATFHGGVAKDANLWCAPFLDGIAEDYISARWLIKKYQEVSGTTVEHVKELVSLIPDDPRIKDIFKEFGQNLAAFLTTFIRDNNPEVVVIGGNISKSAEWFVATVEEALLAQSIDIPVRIARLGENAHIMGAAGCWIENI, encoded by the coding sequence ATGAATAACCCTTTAGTGGCCGGCGTTGACATCGGAGGTTCCCACATCACTGCTGCTCTGGTAGACCTGGAGGTCCGGAGCGTATTACCTGCTTTTTGTGCCCGTAAACGTATTAATGCCCAGGAAGATGCGGCCAGTATTATAGATAATTGGTGTGCAACGATCGGCCAGGTTTTTGAGGCGCAGCCTACACTGCCCAGGCGGGTAGGTATCGCTATGCCCGGCCCTTTTGACTATGAAAAAGGCATTTCCTTTATAAAAGACCAGAATAAATATGAAGCCCTGTATGGCCTCAATGTGAAAGAAATGATGGCCGAACGTCTCGGCGTAAGTCCGGACCATATCCGCCTGATGAACGATGCCGGTTGTTTCCTGCAGGGAGAAGTGGTGGGCGGCGCTGCCCGTGGGTTCAAAAGTGCTGTAGGGGTCACGCTGGGTACTGGCCTGGGTACAGCTACTTTTCATGGGGGAGTGGCCAAAGATGCCAATCTCTGGTGTGCACCTTTTCTCGATGGCATCGCAGAAGATTATATCTCCGCCCGCTGGCTGATCAAAAAGTACCAGGAGGTGAGTGGTACTACCGTTGAACATGTGAAAGAATTAGTGTCCCTGATCCCCGATGATCCCCGTATCAAAGACATCTTTAAGGAGTTTGGCCAAAACCTGGCTGCTTTTCTTACGACATTTATCCGCGACAATAATCCTGAAGTGGTAGTGATCGGCGGCAATATTTCCAAAAGTGCTGAATGGTTCGTGGCGACGGTAGAGGAAGCATTGCTGGCGCAATCCATTGACATTCCCGTGCGCATTGCCCGCCTCGGAGAAAATGCCCATATCATGGGTGCCGCCGGTTGCTGGATAGAAAATATCTAA